The region GTATTCTATAAAAGATTCTGCATCAGTTACAATTTGCACAGAAATAATTTCTGTATGTTTTTCGTCTTTTTCACCATATACAAGACACTCCTGAATAAATGGGCTGCGAATAAGGATATCTTCAATTTCTTCAGGATAAACATTTTCTCCGCTTTTAGAAATAATTACATTTTTCTGTCTGCCGTTAATATGTAGAAATCCATCCTTATCAAAAAACCCGATATCACCAGTTTTAAACCAGCCGTTTTCAAAAGCATCATCACTTAATTTTTGATTTTTATAATAACCAAGCATTACACTTGCACCCTTTACAAAAATTTCACCTGAACCATGCTCGTTTGGATTATTAATCTTTACCTCCAGTCCCGGAAGCGGTAATCCTGCAGCATTATCTTTAAAACTATATAATCTGTTTAGTGCAACGATGGGTGCTGTTTCTGTTAAGCCATAACCCTGTACAAAGTTAAAGCCGAGTTCGCGCAGTCCTTTTGCAACCTTGGGATCTGGTGCAGCACCGCCTGCAATAAATAATCTGATTGAACCTCCAAATTTTTCATGCAGTTCTTTGAACACTAATTTTTTAGATCCTTTCCAGCCGATTGATTGTAAAAAATTAGTTACAGAAACAAGCGGGGGAACAATTTTGGATTTTAATTTGTCTTCCTGAATTCCCTTATATATTTTCTTAAACATTTTATCATATAACAAAGGCACACCAAGCAGGATGGTAGCTTTAACTTTTTGCAGATCATCTACAACTGTTTTTAAAGATTGAGCATAGTGAGCAGAGCTTCCGGTATAAAGCGGGCAAAGCAGTCCGCAGGTGCATTCATATTTATGATGTATCGGAAGAACAGAAAGAAATTTATCTTCGGGAGTAATTTCTATCATACTTGTCATAGCCATAAGATTTGCAGCAAGATTTTTTTGAGTAAGCATTACTCCTTTTGCCCTGCCTAAAGAACCCGAAGTAAATATTATTTCGCAGATTGCATTTGGATCAATATAAG is a window of Ignavibacterium sp. DNA encoding:
- a CDS encoding AMP-binding protein, encoding MIKNYPTYQVPNINSIQEMLLRSVKEYSDKLALEDLNLTPITSVTYKQLYNYVVRFGKSLFEIGIKERDHIAIISENRVQWSLSYLTTMCFNMVAVPLDKNLNQNEMLNIIHESDAKAIIFSDSFEPLMKDKRDSLINLKYYINMDSNEDRDDIFSMSRMIEKQNPIIDRLPYIDPNAICEIIFTSGSLGRAKGVMLTQKNLAANLMAMTSMIEITPEDKFLSVLPIHHKYECTCGLLCPLYTGSSAHYAQSLKTVVDDLQKVKATILLGVPLLYDKMFKKIYKGIQEDKLKSKIVPPLVSVTNFLQSIGWKGSKKLVFKELHEKFGGSIRLFIAGGAAPDPKVAKGLRELGFNFVQGYGLTETAPIVALNRLYSFKDNAAGLPLPGLEVKINNPNEHGSGEIFVKGASVMLGYYKNQKLSDDAFENGWFKTGDIGFFDKDGFLHINGRQKNVIISKSGENVYPEEIEDILIRSPFIQECLVYGEKDEKHTEIISVQIVTDAESFIEYSGRNKVQITPELVNTIISDAIKEANKELPTYKQVRKFYIRDTEFEKTTTQKIKRYLVKDVKQNSF